In the genome of Pseudomonas bubulae, one region contains:
- a CDS encoding ABC transporter substrate-binding protein has translation MSKPAWMRNTLVAAALLSVLAAPVVSAQDRTLQLAIGDEPTEGFDPMLGWSHGSYLLLHSPLLKQNEDLSWSGFLLSDYQASADGKTWTLKLKPDLKFSDGSPLTAKDVAYTYNNAAASGGKVDMGNFLKAEAVDPLTVRIELKAPQSTFVNVLGSLGIVSADQYDAKTYAQKPIGAGPYRLVSYQPGQQLIVEANPYYAGQKNDFNKLVFVFLDEDSAFAAAQSKQLGIVRIAPALAVTPAAGMKLWVRPSVENRGIVMPTLASGKKDAQGYPIGNDVTADVAIRKAINYAINRQLLADQILEGHAIPAYTGVQGLPWDNPDALFKDGDTDKARQILEDAGWIENAHGIREKNGLPAKITLWYASGDATRRDLAQAVRSMLKPVGIDVDLKSGSWETVERNMHANPTLFGWGSLDPMELYHHYSSKAAGVEYYNPGYYQNPVVDQHLQQALDAPTWQQAVPFWQQVEWDGKTGVGVKGDAAWAWLLNVQHTYLTDECIDLGKGAPEIHGSWSLLNSVDHWKWTCR, from the coding sequence ATGTCAAAACCCGCATGGATGCGTAACACCCTGGTGGCTGCGGCCTTGTTGAGTGTGTTGGCAGCGCCTGTTGTCTCAGCGCAGGATCGCACCCTGCAACTGGCCATTGGTGATGAGCCCACTGAAGGCTTTGATCCAATGCTGGGCTGGAGCCACGGCAGTTATCTGCTGTTGCACAGCCCTTTGCTCAAGCAAAACGAAGATTTGTCCTGGAGCGGTTTTCTCCTCAGCGATTATCAGGCTAGCGCGGATGGCAAGACCTGGACCCTCAAGCTCAAGCCCGACCTCAAGTTCTCCGACGGTTCGCCACTGACCGCCAAGGACGTGGCTTACACCTACAACAATGCGGCGGCCAGTGGTGGCAAGGTCGATATGGGCAACTTCCTCAAGGCCGAGGCGGTTGATCCGCTCACGGTGCGTATTGAGCTCAAGGCGCCGCAAAGCACGTTCGTCAATGTGCTCGGTTCGCTGGGGATTGTCTCGGCAGACCAATACGACGCCAAAACCTACGCGCAAAAGCCGATTGGCGCCGGGCCTTATCGGTTGGTCAGCTACCAGCCGGGTCAGCAGTTGATCGTTGAGGCCAACCCGTACTACGCAGGGCAGAAGAACGATTTCAACAAACTGGTGTTTGTGTTCCTGGATGAAGACAGCGCTTTCGCTGCCGCCCAAAGCAAGCAGCTGGGTATTGTGCGCATCGCCCCTGCGCTGGCCGTGACGCCTGCCGCGGGCATGAAACTGTGGGTTCGCCCCAGTGTGGAAAACCGTGGCATCGTGATGCCAACCCTCGCGTCCGGTAAAAAAGATGCCCAGGGCTACCCGATTGGCAATGATGTGACGGCTGATGTGGCCATCCGCAAAGCCATCAACTACGCCATCAATCGCCAACTGCTTGCCGATCAGATTCTCGAAGGCCACGCGATCCCGGCCTACACCGGCGTGCAGGGTTTACCGTGGGATAACCCGGATGCGCTGTTCAAGGATGGCGATACCGACAAAGCCCGGCAGATACTGGAAGACGCAGGCTGGATTGAAAACGCCCATGGCATCCGTGAAAAAAACGGCCTGCCGGCCAAAATCACCCTGTGGTACGCCAGTGGCGATGCCACTCGCCGGGATCTGGCCCAGGCCGTGCGCTCAATGCTCAAGCCCGTGGGCATCGACGTAGACCTGAAGTCCGGCAGTTGGGAAACCGTTGAGCGCAACATGCACGCCAACCCGACCCTGTTTGGCTGGGGCAGCCTCGACCCGATGGAGCTTTACCATCACTACAGCAGCAAGGCGGCAGGCGTGGAATACTACAACCCCGGTTATTACCAGAACCCGGTTGTCGATCAGCATCTGCAGCAAGCCCTCGATGCGCCGACCTGGCAGCAGGCGGTGCCGTTCTGGCAGCAAGTGGAGTGGGACGGCAAAACCGGCGTCGGCGTTAAAGGAGATGCCGCCTGGGCCTGGTTGCTCAATGTTCAGCACACTTACCTCACCGATGAGTGCATCGATCTGGGTAAGGGCGCCCCGGAAATCCACGGTTCCTGGTCGCTGCTCAACAGCGTTGATCACTGGAAGTGGACCTGCCGGTGA
- a CDS encoding DMT family transporter encodes MDKTTQRGSLEMVAAMLISGTIGWLVLLSGQAVLDVVFWRCVFGAVTLLLICARMGFLRRGLLNRTTFALVVLSGVAIVANWVLLFASYSRASIAIGTAVYNVQPFILLGLAALFLGERITLHKLAWLVVSFVGMLTIVSAHHGQGESGSEYLLGIALALSAALMYAVAVLIIKRLRGIPPHLIALIQVSTGALLLAPLANVTELPAGAQAWGALLTLGVVHTGLMYVLLYGAIQKLPTALIGALSFIYPIAAIFVDWFAFGHRLEPLQWVGVAAILIAAAGIQLGWRVGGRRVVSGG; translated from the coding sequence ATGGACAAAACCACGCAACGCGGTTCGCTGGAAATGGTCGCAGCCATGCTTATCTCCGGCACCATTGGCTGGCTTGTCCTGCTAAGCGGGCAAGCAGTGCTGGATGTGGTGTTCTGGCGCTGTGTGTTTGGCGCGGTGACGTTGCTGCTGATCTGTGCGCGGATGGGTTTTTTACGCCGCGGTCTGCTGAACCGCACTACCTTTGCGCTGGTAGTTTTGAGCGGCGTGGCCATCGTTGCCAACTGGGTGTTGTTGTTCGCGTCCTACTCCAGGGCCTCAATCGCCATTGGTACGGCGGTCTACAACGTTCAGCCATTTATCCTGCTCGGTCTGGCAGCGTTGTTCCTGGGTGAAAGAATAACCCTGCACAAACTGGCCTGGCTGGTGGTGTCGTTTGTGGGCATGTTGACGATCGTCAGCGCCCACCACGGGCAAGGGGAGAGCGGCAGTGAGTACTTGCTGGGGATTGCCCTGGCGCTGAGTGCGGCCTTGATGTACGCCGTGGCCGTGCTGATCATCAAACGCCTGCGCGGGATCCCCCCGCACCTGATCGCGCTGATCCAGGTCAGCACCGGCGCACTGCTGCTGGCACCCCTGGCCAACGTCACTGAGCTGCCTGCTGGCGCACAGGCGTGGGGCGCCTTACTGACGCTTGGCGTAGTCCATACCGGCTTGATGTATGTACTGCTCTACGGAGCAATCCAGAAACTGCCCACGGCATTGATCGGAGCACTGAGCTTTATCTACCCCATTGCAGCGATATTTGTGGACTGGTTTGCCTTTGGCCATCGCCTGGAACCGCTGCAATGGGTGGGCGTGGCGGCGATTTTAATCGCGGCAGCCGGGATTCAGCTGGGGTGGCGGGTGGGAGGGCGGCGGGTAGTGAGTGGAGGATAA
- a CDS encoding ABC transporter permease has protein sequence MIRGLSLFVLRLLGLLLVTAAGTFALLSFSPVDPIRAYIGNDLLHVPPEQYPLIAARWGLDLPLWERFLRWFGQMLQGDFGYSMLYNAPVSQVIGERFATSFALLFSAWLFSGIVGLAMGLTAGRYLNRWPDRLISTLSYVLASMPTFWIGLLLLSLFAVTLNWAPICCAWTPGSNAETATWGDELRHLILPMLALGVLGVGNIALHTRSRVAEVMNSEFIRFAHAQGDKGWPLINFHILRHAITPALCLQFASVGELIGGSLLAEKVFAYPGLGQATIDAGLRGDIPLLMGIVMFCAVLVFTGNSIANALLLRLNRGAARQV, from the coding sequence GTGATCCGCGGCCTATCGCTGTTTGTGCTGCGTTTGCTGGGCCTGCTGCTGGTAACGGCAGCGGGCACCTTTGCCTTGCTCAGTTTTTCTCCGGTAGACCCGATCCGGGCCTATATAGGTAACGATCTGTTGCATGTACCGCCCGAGCAATATCCATTGATTGCGGCGCGCTGGGGGCTCGATCTGCCGTTATGGGAGCGCTTTTTGCGCTGGTTCGGGCAAATGCTGCAAGGCGATTTCGGCTATTCAATGCTCTATAACGCGCCGGTCTCGCAGGTGATTGGAGAGCGTTTTGCCACCTCCTTTGCACTGCTGTTTTCGGCCTGGCTGTTTTCCGGCATCGTCGGCCTGGCCATGGGGCTGACGGCCGGGCGTTATTTGAACCGTTGGCCTGACCGCCTTATTTCGACGCTGTCCTATGTGCTGGCATCCATGCCGACGTTCTGGATTGGCCTGCTGTTGCTGTCACTGTTTGCCGTGACGCTCAACTGGGCGCCGATCTGCTGCGCCTGGACCCCCGGCAGCAATGCCGAAACCGCAACCTGGGGCGACGAGTTGCGACACTTGATCCTGCCCATGCTGGCCCTGGGTGTACTGGGCGTGGGCAATATCGCCCTGCATACCCGCTCGCGGGTGGCTGAAGTGATGAACAGCGAATTTATTCGTTTCGCCCATGCCCAGGGCGACAAAGGCTGGCCGCTGATCAACTTTCATATCCTGCGCCATGCCATCACCCCGGCCTTGTGCCTGCAATTTGCCTCGGTGGGGGAGTTGATCGGCGGTTCGTTGCTGGCTGAAAAAGTGTTCGCTTATCCAGGCCTGGGGCAGGCCACGATCGATGCCGGATTACGCGGCGATATTCCATTGTTGATGGGGATCGTGATGTTCTGTGCGGTGCTGGTATTCACCGGCAACAGCATTGCCAA
- a CDS encoding Lrp/AsnC family transcriptional regulator, whose amino-acid sequence MSDEIDQLLISALMQDSRSSLKTLASLSGLSSPSVAERIRKLEEREVIKGYTVEVDPKAFGYQLQAIIRIRPLPGQLQEVERQIQNIPQFTECDKVTGDDCFIARLHVRSIEQLDSLLDGLNAYAETNTSIIKKSPVKRRLPPMA is encoded by the coding sequence ATGAGCGACGAGATAGATCAGCTGTTGATCAGCGCACTGATGCAAGACTCACGCAGCTCCCTGAAAACACTGGCCAGCCTCAGCGGCCTGTCGTCACCCAGCGTCGCCGAGCGCATTCGCAAGCTCGAAGAGCGCGAAGTGATCAAGGGTTACACCGTGGAAGTCGATCCCAAAGCCTTTGGCTATCAACTCCAGGCCATCATCCGCATTCGACCGCTACCGGGGCAGTTGCAGGAAGTGGAGCGCCAGATCCAGAACATCCCCCAGTTCACCGAGTGCGACAAGGTGACGGGCGATGACTGTTTTATTGCCCGTCTGCATGTGCGTTCAATCGAGCAATTGGACAGCCTGCTTGATGGCCTCAATGCTTACGCCGAAACCAATACGTCGATCATCAAAAAAAGCCCGGTCAAACGCCGGTTGCCGCCCATGGCCTGA